AAGGGCCCGGCACTTATGTGGTTCAGGTGCCGCCCCGAGCTCATCTGTCTTTGAACGCCAGCCAGGCCGTTGTGACAGTAATTGCACTCGATGGTCCCCTGCTGACCGGCAGCGATGTTGTTCCAGGTCGTAGGAGGCGCCTTGTAGACACCTGCCCCGTTGGAGTGACAGTAGATCTGGGTACAGCCGTTGGCGGCATAGGCCAACCCGCCGGTCGATTTAGGCCCCCATGCCACGTTGTTCACCCTGTTTGCGTGAAGCGAAAAAGCGGTGACATTATCAAAGGCATTTACCGTCGAGGCATGGCACTCGTTGCACTTGAAGTTGAAACCGCTAAAACTGCTGCTGGTATTGTTCACATGTGCAGTATGACCTTTGGTGGCAATCGGATCGGCTGAGGCTGCATTGTAACCATGACAACCGGCGCACCCCCCCGACAGCGAGCCTCCCCAGGTAACCGGTTTATTGAAATGGCAGTAGACATTGGTGCACTGTTGGGCACTACTGTCCCAGCGAATTGCCCCGGCGATGCTGTTGCCGGTAACGTTGCGGAAGCCATTGGGATGCCTGTCGCGTCTGTTGGCAATAAGAGTAGTATTGTCGGCTGCGGTCGCTGCATGGCAGGCGTTACAGGTGGCATTGGCACTGCGGGAGCCGGAAAGGTGCTTAGAGTGGGAACCGGACCAGGTGGGGTTGGCATCACCATACTGGTTGTGACAGTTGCCGCAGACGACCCCGGTTGAGGTTGTCCACTCCAGTCTTGGCGCCGATGTGCTGTTGCGTTTCCCCGGGTTGCCACGCCCATCGGAGTGGCAGTAGGTATCACAGGTGGTCCCGGTGGAATAACCATAGCCGCGGCCATCGTAATTTACGCCGGTGCCACGCGTCACTGTCTCCGGTCTCGTTGCCCCCACAGGAGGTGTAAACGGCAGGCGCAAGGCGACCTCGGCCACCGAGCCATTGGTAACGCCTGCCGGCGGCCCGCTCAGATGGCTGGTGGTCGGGCTGCCAGGGTGACATACCCCGCACATGAAGACGTTGGTTGAAACTGAGCGATTTACATTGGCCCAGCCATCCTCCGTGGTATTTGCCGGCCGGCTGCTCGTATTGTAATGCTTGCGGTGGGCCGCTGAAAGGGTGGCTGAGGTCGTGGTCGTGTTGTTGGCCTCATGGCAGTTACCGCAGGTATTGAGGGTTACCGTATCCCAGTCGCGGGTGGAGGTGGTGGCATTGTTGGTATGGCAGTAAGTGTTGGAACAGACATGAGTGGAAGTACTGTAGCTACCGGAGAAGTTTGCCATTTTTATGAACGACACATCGATGGTGCGGTTGATGTGCTTGACATCTGTACCGTTGTATACCGATTGACCGTTAGATGCCACCGTATTCGAGTGGCACCAATTACATGAGACGGGTCGATGCGGCAGGGGGCCGCCATTGATATGGTTCAGGTGCCGCCCGGAGCTCATCTGATTCTGGATTCCTGCCAAACCGTTATGGCAGTAATTGCACTCGATTACCCCCTGCTGGTTGTCACCGATGGTCTTCCATGTCTGGGGAGGGGCTTTATACCTTCCCTTGCCGTTGGAATGGCAGTACACCGTACATGTCTTGGCAGGGTCGTAGGAAAGGACACTGGTCCCCCCGGTTGGCACATACGCGGCATCGGGGCCCCAGTTCACATCGGCTGCGCCATTGACATGAAGGGAAGTAGAAATCAGCCCGGTGTCGGAGGAATTCACCGTCGAATTATGACATTCCTGACAACGGAAATTGAACCCGCCAAAACGGACACTGGTGTTGTCGACGTGGGCTTTGTGACCATTGCTGGTAATGGTTGAAACCGCATCCGCATTGTTACCATGGCAATTTACACAGCCGGTTGAGTAACTGCTGTCACCCCAAGTCGGGTTCTGTCGAGGTGGTTTTCCTTTTCCGTCGCTGTGACAGTAAAGATTGGAACATTCTCCATAGGCCGCGCTTGGCGCCATATCACCAGTGGAACCTGCAGCTGCCGGAGTCAAGGAACCGGCCGCCTGGTACCCGGCTGATGATCCTACCAGAGGGTCCGTCGTTTTCATTGCCCAGCGCACATTCCCCTGGACATGGGAAACATCAATAGCCGGATGACAGAGATCACAGGAGAAGCTGTAACCGGTAGAACCAGAGTGCCTGACATGGCTTCCCATGGTGGGCGGTGTGGTCGGTGTAGTTCCGTGGCAGCTGCCGCATTGATTCTGACTTGCTGCGTCCCAGCGCGGCGATTGGTTTGCCCCGCCCGTTAACGGAGCTTTCACCTGCACTGCACCAACTTTCACACCACCCCCGTGGCAGTATACATTGGAGCAGATGTTGGCAACGGCATGATCGGTAACCACCGCTGCTATCGTTGTGTTTGGAGTGCCTGAAGAAACAGAGTAGCCACGGTCAACGGAAGAATAGGGAACATAGGTGCCGCTGGTTACCTTGCCGCCAAAACCATAAAAACCGATATCGAGGCTGTTGCTCAGGTTGGGCATCCTAATGGTGCCGTTGCTTATATAGTGGCAGGTATCACAGACCATGCCCCTGGCCTCGGTATGGGTAACATGGGCGCCGGCCTGTCCGGAAACAAGGGCATTGGAAGCTCGCGGTGTACCAATGAGCCCCGTATCCCCACCCAGCACCGCCTCCGAAGGGGGATTGCCGTGACAACCGCCGCAGGCGGCCTTGAAACCGGTATTATGCTTATGGCATGTTGTACAAATGGCTTTTGGGGTAGGATGACTGAGGTTGCCACCATTGGCGATATTGTTTGCGGTATCTGCATTATGAAATTTATTTTGGCTGTGACAGGCTTCGCAGATGCGGCTGGAAGTTGCATGGCCACCGGCATCCTCACCCATGCTGGTTACGTTGCTGAAGGATACGCCCACCGAAGGGGAGCCATTGGGCCAGTTTTCGCCGTTCTGAGTAGTCAAGACGCGGCGGACGTTCTTAATATTGGGCTTTTTATTCGGCTCATGGCAGGTGGAACATTCGAATTTCCCGTACTTACCGCTTGTTACCCCCCATCCTCCTTGGGCGGCCCATTTTGTCGAGCCGGTTCCCTCGCTGTTATGCATAAGATCAACGGCACCCGATGGTAAAGGGATCAAACATATCGCCCAGGCAATCGCCAGCAGTGCCAACCCTTTTGAAATTCTCCCCGGAGTAGCCATTACAGTCTGTATTATCATCGCATCTTCACCTTTTATGAAAAATCCCTTTATGCCGTTATTGATCATGTGCCTTCCCCTTACTGGTTCGCGTGACAACTCACACACTTAAGCTGCGCCCCCCAGGTAATGCCCGGTTGATTGACGTGGCACGCGGTGAGGCATGTTTTGCTCTGGGCATTCCAGGTGGCAACACTCAGGTCGGCACTATCGTATGAGGTATCGGTCTTGTAGCCTCCGCTGCGTGACCAACCTAAAGCATTGGCAACGTTGGCCAATTGGGCCTTGGTCTTAATGGTTATGGGAGCGAATCTTACTTCTTTGGCACCATTTATGTGCAGTGCAGTATCGGTTATCTCACCTGCCTGAAGCGGAGTTCTGCTGCCGGGCTTGTGGCATGTGGCACAGCGGAAATCACTGCTGGTGTCGTACATGGCATAGGTGTCGACTTTTGTGCTGCTGACAATGCCGCTGTGACAGGTGTAACAGGATATGGTCGTCGCCAGGCCCGGGTTACCATGGGCCATGTTGCCACTGGAGGAATAGCCGAGATAGCCGTTTCTGTTGTTGCCCACATAGGTGTTCATGTAGTGGATGCCGGTCATGTGCGCGGTTTCAGCGAATGGTCGGACCCCATTGTCACCCAAGCTTGATTCTGCTACATAATGGGACTGGCCCGCATATCGTGGAGGATTGTCATGGCACATGGCACACCTGTTGCCGGTGAAGGTACCGTACCAGTTGGGAGTCTGACGATAATCACCCGCAACCAGCACTTCTGCTGTGCCGGTAGTACGACCGTTTGAGTGGCAGTAGACTGTTTCACAGGTAAAGTTATCTGCTGCTGTTTTGGTAAACCCTCCAGTATCAGTGGTGATCAGGTTGTTGAGGGAAACCAGATGGCTTGCCCCTGGCTTGTCTTTCCTCAGGATGATCTCAACCACATTGTTGCGATGGGTGGTGTCGTCTGCGGCAGGATGGCAGTTGCCGCAGCCGTAGCGGTAGAAAGTGCCCGTCGATCGGTTTGCAGTGAAGTTATAGAAGGATATCATCCCCGCGCTGATCAGATTGCCAATGTGAGCAGCATGCGCCCCGCTGAGGTTTGCGTGGCAGGCATTACACCCGGCACTGGCAGCATCCCCCCAGCGGGGACTGCCGCCGCCATGGCAGCTGATGGTGCTGCAGGTCCTGGTGGAATAGTTGTAATCGGCGGTTAGACCTGCCTTGGCCGTATCTAATTTTACATTTACACTGCCATTGAGGTGATTGGCGTTCGAAAGTATTGCCGTCCCTGCCGTGGTGACCGTATCAATGTGGCAGATCTCGCAACTGGCGGCGCCGGTGACGCTGACGCCGGAAATTTTAAGCTTTTGCGTATGGGTGGCGTGGCTGTTTGCCTTGAAGAGGCCGAGCCCTTCATTGGCGTAATTAGGTTCACCGGCAACGCTGGTAAAGGCTGCAGGACTGGCTACACCGTGGCAACCAACGCAGTTGGTGATTGGAGTTCCCCCTGTCCAGCTAACCACCATGCCGGGGCTTCTCTTGCCGTCACTGTGGCAGTACGAAGTATTACAGGCAGCTGCATCCTTCCCGGCCCTGGCCCCGGAGTAGTTGACCAGCAGATTCCCATGGATGCCCTGGTCGATAACCGAGCGGTCACCGGCAACGGTCTGGGCATGACATTCGGCACAACCATAATCAACACCATTGAGTGCAGCCTGATTGATATGCTGGGTATGGCTACCGGTTTTGATATCACCGGGGGCAGCAGCCGTATTGCCACCATGGCAGCCGGTACAATCAAACGGCATGGCCGCACCCCAGACGGCGTCGGGTGAGCCTGTCCCATGACAACTGATATTCGAACAAGTTTTCGATCCTGGATATAGAAAGGTTTTCCCTCCACCCGGCGCGACCTGAATGAACCTGTCAATGTGATCGGCTCCGGAAAGTTTGCCATCCGCAGCCACCGTCCTCCCATGGCAATAAACACATGTAGAAGAACCGGAGGTACCGACATGCTTCTTGTGGCTGTTGGCAAGATCGAGCCCACTGCCGGTACTCGTATAGTTAGGCTCACCGTAGATACTGGCGAAGTCAGCCGGAATAGCTGCACCGTGGCAACCTGTGCAGTTATCTATGGCCGGCCCCGTTGCCCAGTTGACTGCAATGCCTGAGCCCCCTTTGCCGTTGGTGTGGCAGTAGGCCGTATTACATGAAGCAGCATTCTTGCCTGCTCTGGCACCGGAGTAGTTCACCAACTTGTCAGGATGCAATGTCGAATTGCTGATTGTACGGTCGCCGCTTACCGTCTGGGCATGACACTCGGCACAGCCGAAATTGGTTCCGTTTACTCCTGCATTATTGATATGCTGGGCATGCTTGCCAGTCTTGATATCGCTGGGAGCTATGGCCGCGTTGCCGCCATGACAACCGGTACACTCTGTGGCAAAGGTGGCGCCCCAGACCGCATTGGGGGATCCTGAGCCATGGCAGGAAATGGTCGAGCAGGTCTTGCCGCCCGGATAGGCGAAACTCTCTCCACCACCCGGGGCCACTTGGATGGTTTTGTCCAGATGAGCGGCGCCGGTCAGTGCCCCTGTTCCGGTAACCGTACCCGTATGGCAATATACACAGCTCCCGCTTCCCCCAGCCATGTGCTTTTTATGACTGTTTGCCCTCGTTTGGCCTTCACCGGTAGAGGCATAGTTAGGCTCCCCATAGACTGAAGCAAAGTCGGCAGGGATTGCCGAGCCATGACAGCCGACACAGTTGCCAATCGGTGTCCCACCCGCCCAATTCACCACCATGCCTGCGCCCCCCTTGCCATCGCTGTGGCAGTAGGCAACATTGCAGGCAGCCTTGTTCTTGCCGGCCCTGGCCCCCGAGTAGTTGACCAGCTGGTTCAGGTGATTGCCGGGCATGCCGATGGTCCTGTCAGCAGTGACAGTCTGGGCATGACATTCGGCACAACCGAAATTCACACCGTTGACTGAAAGCTGGTTGATGTGCTGCCCATGCATGTCTGAGGCAATGGGTGCTACACTGTCGGCATTGCCGCCATGACAGCCGGCACAATCTGCGTTGAATGTGCTGCTGCCCCAGGTTGCATCCAGCCTTGGCGGTTGTCCTTTGCCGTCCGTATGGCAGGCAACGTTGGTACACTGGCCGTAGTTGTCACTGGGGGCCATCTCGCCGGTAGCACCCTTCCAGAGACCTTTGTACGCTGCATTGGCTCCAACACGGGGGTCGCTTACCTTCATTTCCCAGCGCAAACTCCCTTGCACATGGGACATATCTATGGCCGGATGACAAAGGTCACAGTTGCCGCTTTCTGCCGACCAGACCGGCACCACATGCTTCATATGGCTCCCCATTGTCGGTGGACTGGCGGCATTGATTCCGTGGCAGCTGCCACAGGCATTCTGAGAACTTGAATCCCATTTGGGGATCGTATTGGTCCCACCCGTGAGAGGTGCCTTGACCTGGGTAGAGCCCACCTTGACACCACCGCCATGGCAGTAAACATTGGCGCATTTGTTGGCAGCCGGATAATTGGTGACCACAGAGGCGATAGTCGTATTGGCGGTGCCGGAGGCAATGCGATAGCCGCGATTGCTGGAAGAATATGGAATATAGGTACCGCTGGTTACCTTGCCGCCGAAACCATAGAAGCCAATATCGATGGTGTTGCTCAGGTTGGGCATCTTGATGGTGCCGTTGTTGATGTAGTGACAGGTATCGCAAACCATGTTGCGGGTCTGGGTGTGTGTTGCATGGGCGCCGACCTGCCCGGAGGGCATGGCATTGGACGGTCGAGGTTTACCGATCAAGCCGTAATCGCCGCCAAGAACCGCTGCCGTGGGCGGGTTCCCGTGGCAGCCGCCGCAGGCTGCCTTAAAGCCGGTATTATGTTTGTGACAGGAAGTGCAGACTGCCTGGGGTGTAGGATGGGCCAGGCCGCCACTATTGTTGGCCGTGTTGAAGTTATGAAACTGGTTCGCACTATGGCAGATCTCGCAAATACGGCTGGAAGTGGCGTGCCCGTCTTTGTCATAACCCATGCTGGTGGAATTGAGAAAGGTCACATTTACTGATGGCGCGCCGTTTGGCCAATTTTGGCCGTTGGGTGTAGTAATTGTCTTGCGGATGTTTTTCAGGTTGTCGGCATCAGGCTCGTGGCAGGTGGCACAATCAAATTTCCCGTATTTCCCCCCGGCAACACCCCACCCTCCCGCTGCCTGCCATTTTGTCGATGCTGTATCGGCACTGTTGTGAAGAAGGTCAGCTGCCTGGACACTGATAACGGAAGCAAAAAGAAGACCGACGATGGCAACTGCAAGGCACCACGCCATATTCAAGCTCCGGTGATCATTATTCAGATTCTGTCGAATCATCTTCATCGTCATTTCACCTTTTGTCCCGATAGTCATTGCTTTCATGCACCCTCCCTCCTCACTGGTTGACATGGCAGCTGACACATTGCAGCTGCGCTCCCCAGGTAATGTTGGGCTGGTTGACATGGCAGGCAGTAAGGCATGTCTTTGTTTGGGCATCCCAGACAGAGACACGCAGGTCTGCGTAATCATACGAGTTATCAGCCTTGTAGTCGCCGTTGCGCGTCCAGCCGAGGGCATTGGCAGCAACTGACAATTGGGCTTTGGTCTTGAAGTCGATCGGTGCAAAGGCGACATTCTTGGCGCCGTTCACGTGGAGGGCTGCATCGATGATCTCACCAGCTTGCAGTGGTGTTCTGCTGTCTGCCTTGTGGCAGGAACCGCAATTGAAGATGCTTGCTGTGCCTGCCATGGCATAGGTATCAACCTTTGTACTGCCGACGATGCCGCTGTGACATGTATTACAGCTGATGGTAGTTGACACTGCACTGTTTCCATGTGCCGTGCTGCCGCTGGAAGAATAGCCGAGGAAGCCATTTCTATTGTTCCCTTTGGAGTTGTTGCGATAGTGAATGCCAATCATGTGGCCGCTTTCCTTACCCATGCTCGACTGGGCCACATAATGGGACTGGCCTTCATAAAGCGGTGGATTGTCGTGGCACATGGCACACTTGTTACCGGTAAAAGCTCCGCCGTACCAGTTTGGCGATTTCCTGTAAGCCGGATTGACGGTATTCCTGCCGTCACTGTGGCAATAGACCAGGTCACAGGTAAAGGTTGTTGTGCCATCCTTGGTATATCCCGCGCCGGCAGTGAGAATTTGCTTGTTCAACCTCCTCAGGGCGCCGATTCCCAATGCGTTGCTGGACAGGTCCATATCACCATAGGTGCCGTTGCGGTGGTTGCCGGTCGCAACTGCCGGATGACAGTTGGCACAGCCATAGCGGTATATGGCGCCGGCCGAGTTGCTGGAGGTATAGTTATACATGGTGGCGAAGTTGGTGTTCCAGAGGTCGATACCAACATGCACTGCATGGGCCCCCGATGACATGAGGTTGGCATGACAGGTCTTGCAGCTGACGCTGGCAGTATCGCCCCATTTGGGCGCAGGGGAGCCATGACAAACGGTATTGCTGCAGGTACGGCTGATCTTGTCATAGGTGGCCGAACCTGCCTGTGCCGGATCAAAATAGACATCAATGGATCGGTCAAGATGCAGGGAATTGGCCTTGATCTGAGTGCCGGTAGTAGTGACCGTACTCACATGGCATATTTCGCAGCTGGCTGCTCCTTTAAGGGTCAGATTATTTGTATGGGTCTGATGGCTGTTGGAGGTGGCAGAACCTGCAGTACCGGTGTTGGCGTAGTTCGGCTCACCGGCCTGGCTGACGAAGGTTCCCGCACCGGTTGCCGTACCATGGCAGCCCACGCAATTAACGAAGGTTGCGCCGGTGGACCAAACGACAGCACTTCCAGGCATAGCCTTGCCATTGCTATGGCAATAGGCCGTGTTACACGCCGCAGTGTTCTTGCCTGCCATGCTACCCGAATAGTTGACGAAGCCATCGGCATGCCTGGTTCGATCACTTAAGGTTGTATCACCGGCTACGATTGGTGCATGGCACTCGGCACAGGTAAAATTGCCGCCGATATCCGGATTATTCATATGGGAAGTATGCCGGCCGGTCTTGATGTCACTGGGTGCAGCGCCGGCATTGCCACCATGGCAACCGGTACAGCCAAGACTTCCTCCCCAGGTGGCAGTGTTGGTTCCCGTACCGTGGCAGGCGATGTTGGAGCAGGTCCTGCCAACGCCGCGATTAAATGTCTTGCCGGAGATACCGGAGGTCGAATAGCTGATGTAGCTGTTGGTATGCCTGGTGTTGACGGTGGAACCGGTGACACCGACCACATCCGCATGGCAGTAGTAGCAGGTCCCTGCCGCCCCGGCTCCCACGTGCACCTTGTGGCTGTTTGCACGCAAAGTGCCGGCAGTCTGGCTTGCATAGTTCGGTTCGCCGGCGGTGCTGGCGAAATCGGGAGCCGAATCGTTTCCGTGGCAACCGATGCAGTTACTGTAGATGGTTTTTGAGTTCCAGCCGTTGGCGGAGCTAAAGGCAACGTTCGCCTTCCCTTTTCCGTCGGTATGGCAGTAGGTATTGGAACAGTTGCCTTGCACGGAATTGTAAGAGGCACTGCCTCCGGCCCGGACACCGGAGTAGTCGAGGAAGCCATTGCCATGTTTTGTCGCCTCGGCAAAGGAGCGTTCATCGGCATTGATCGTTTTGGCGTGGCACTCGGTGCAGTTGTAATAGGTACCGAGGGTAGCGGCATTATTGATATGGGATTTATGACTGCCGGAACTGATTGGAGCAAAGCTCAAATGGTTGTTGCCGTGGCAGCCGGTGCAATCTTCAGTGACAGGCGCGCCCCAGATTTTGCTGAAAGACCCTTTTCCGCCGTGACAGCTGATGTTACTGCAGGTCTTGGTTCCCTCCTCGTAGCCGAAGCTCTTGCCGTTGCCTGCCTGGACATCAATCTGGCGATTGAGAATGTGTGTGGAGTTGCTGGAGAAAATCGCACCGCCCGCATCGACTGTACCGCCATGACAGGAAGCGCAGCTTAATCTTCCATTATCCACGTGATTCTTGTGATCGTTGGCGCGCAGGGTTCCGGCACCGGTACTGGCGTAGTTGGGTTCCCCATAGCCGGAAGTGAAGTCCGCCGGACTGCTGTTGCCGTGGCAACCCAGGCACCCCAGCGTTGTTGCACCGGATTTCCAGCCGTTAAGGCTGGTGAAAGTCTTGTTCGTACCCCCTTTGCCATCCGTATGGCAGTAACTGGCCGAGCAGACACCGGTTGCCGTCGTGTAACTGCTCCTGCTACCGGCCAGGGTACCAGTGTAATTCTTGAAGCCGTTGCCGTGAACCGCACTATCGGCGATGCTTCGGTCGTCAGGATCGACGGTCAAGGCATGGCAGGTGGCACAGGCAAAATTTTTGCCCAGGAAGGTCGGGTTATTAATGTGAAGCTTGTGTTTGCCTGAACTGATCGGAGTGAAACTTATGGCGTTGTTGCCATGGCAGCCGGTGCAGTCTGCGGCGAATTTCTGGCCCCACTTTGCTTCTGCCGGCCCTCCATGGCATGAAATATTGGAACAGGTCCTGTTACCAAGGTAGGTGAAGGTCTTGCCGCCGCCAGGGGCGATATTTTTCATACCGTTCAGGTGGAGGGTCCCCACCTTCAGGCCGATAGTGGATACTGTATCATTGTGGCAATAAACGCAGGTATTCAGGCCGATGCCACCCATGTGACGGTCATGGCTGTTGGCAAATGTCGTATCCGCACCGGTGTTTGCATAGTTTGGCTCACCTGCAGCACTGATAAATGTTCCTCCTGCAGATACCCCGTGGCACCCCTTGCAGTCATTGATTACCGAGCCGTCTTTCCAGGAAACCGTAACGGCGGGGGAACCGCCTTTTCCATCACTGTGGCAGTAAGAAACAGAGCATGTCCCCGTTGAGCTGTTGTAACGACCCGCCCTGGCACCCGAATACTCAGCATATTTGTTGACGTGCCTGCCCACATTACCGATGGTGAAATTGTTAAGGACGGTATTGGCATGGCAAACAACGCAGCCATAATTGGTGCCCAGGAAGCCCACATTATCCACATGGGCCGTATGTTTGCCGGTGTTGACAGCGTTACCAGTCTGGGCAGCCTTGTGGCAGGCGTCACATGCCAGAGGACCAGCTTCACCCCAGCCGACGCTTTTTTTATTCCCCTTTGCATCCGAATGGCAGTAGTTCGCCGAGCAGCTGCCGTAGCCGTTGCCGGGCGCGTTGGCCGGCATCTGATTATAGGCACCGCTATATGCGTTGAACACCACCTGGATGTTGTCGTCGAGATGGGTCATCAGGATACCGTCGCCGCCATAACCGTTGTGGCAGGTGGCGCAGTCGTAAGCATAATTGCCAATGTGGCGGGTGTGGGCACCGCTGCTGATTATTGTTCCGTCACCCTGCTTGCCGCCATGGCAACCGTCGCATGCAAGAACAGTCGTAATCCCCCAGGTGACTGTCTTGTAGCTGTCCGGTTCGCCAACTCCACCGTTGGGCTGAACATTACTGTGGCAATAGATGTTGTTACAATCGCCGTAAGGGGCTACGCCGGGGAGCGTCGCCGTGGAAAACCGCTTGTAGCCCTTATAGGTGGCGGATGGCCCCTGTTCCGACAGATTCCATGCCACTCGCCCATTTATCATATGGGGGCTCACGTAATCGTCGTGGCACCTGGTGCAGGCCATCTCCAGATCTCCAACATGTCTTTTGTGTGCACCGGGTGGAACCGGGTTCGGCGGGTTGGCTGGAGTGGTACCATGGCATGCCGCGGCATCACAGGAGCGCTGAATGCCACCAAGGGGGCCATGGGTCCATGAAATCGGTCCCTTGTAAGGATCAGCTTTCCCGGCATCTACCGCCCAACCGTCACCATGGCAGTAGATACTGCAGCTGTTCACACCTGCTTCGCGCAAAAGTGCGGTACCGGGATTTCCCGGAGCAACTGCAAAATTGTTTGTGAACGGAGGACCGATGGTGCCGGTATATGTTCCGGCCATTACCGTTGAGATACCGGAAAATCCTTTCCAGGTCTTCCTGTCGATTCGGAAACCCATCTCGATCATGTCATTGCCATTGAGAATGCCATGACCGTAATTGTTATGGCAGGTATAGCACTCCATTTGCTCAATGTTGCGGTGGCGGTGATGAGCGCCGGCATCGGCGGGGGGATTGAAACCAAGGGTGTTACTGCCATACACCATGGTTGCCGGGCTGGTTGGGGGTATCCCGTGACAGGACGTACACTCACCTACCTGAGGGGCCTTGTAGCCTGTGCTGTGCTGATGGCATCCGTTACAATCTCTCCTGTTACTGCTCCCTTTTGGTCCATGTTCCGCATGTACAATATTGGATAACTTGCTGGCACTGTAATTGTGGTAGAGGGTCCTGTGATGGCATACCTCGCAGACATTGCGGGAGCCATCCTTATAATCAGTCCGTTCGTCATTTCCGAAAACACCGGTTATCCCATTGGACGTTGTGGTATAGCGGTCGAAGATGACTCTTCTTTTACCTGTGGGAGTGGCAATAGAATAGTTGATGTACTTGATGTTCTTTCCCGCTTTTCTATTGTGACAGGTAGCACAGGTATACTCGCTACCCCAAGTTCCGTATTTGCCCGAAGCAGTGTTGGTACTGTTATGGATCAGTTTGAGAGCATCGGCACTTGCAGCCGTCGGGAAAAGATGATCTGCTATAAAAAAACCAATGATCAGTAAGGCCACGATCATTGTCATGACGCTTGCCTGGGTCTTGCTGCCTGTTGCAGCAACACTTCCCACTTTATCGTGTCTCATATGGTTCATCTCCCTTTACCCGCAAATCGCATCTGACGCAGGGCTAAGCAAACCCCGTAAAAAAGCTGAATCTTTCGCAAATGCAGTTAGTTCACGACTCATTAAAAGCAGACCCTATTTCTAATGAGTTTATTAAGTCGTAATAATTACTTTGATTATATGTATAGCGAAATTAAACAGGTTCTTGTTAAGCAGGATTAATGCCAAAATTGAGTTTTTTTCATTTAGCATTGCTGACTGGAACCAGAGGCGCTTAGCTGTCGAATTTCTTTAGTTTTAGCGAATTGGGAAGTATGGGGGGAACCAAGGTAAATAGGTAATTTAACAGGTAGGAAAGGGAAACAGCCTGTTTGCAGGAAAGGATACCGTAACTATTGAAGGTCAAATTCTGCAGACAAAAGCCTGCTGCCGTAAGGAAAAGCATCCGTTTTGCAAGCTATGTTCTTCACTCAAAAAGCATGTGGCGCCAGCTTGGTACTGAACTGCTCCTGCAGATCCATGTGGACCTCCGGACATGTTATCTTCTGGCGGGATGGATTTGGAGCTACTTCAGTCTTCTATTTTTTTCTTCTCTCATAATATGACTCGCT
This region of Geotalea daltonii FRC-32 genomic DNA includes:
- a CDS encoding CxxxxCH/CxxCH domain c-type cytochrome, translated to MKAMTIGTKGEMTMKMIRQNLNNDHRSLNMAWCLAVAIVGLLFASVISVQAADLLHNSADTASTKWQAAGGWGVAGGKYGKFDCATCHEPDADNLKNIRKTITTPNGQNWPNGAPSVNVTFLNSTSMGYDKDGHATSSRICEICHSANQFHNFNTANNSGGLAHPTPQAVCTSCHKHNTGFKAACGGCHGNPPTAAVLGGDYGLIGKPRPSNAMPSGQVGAHATHTQTRNMVCDTCHYINNGTIKMPNLSNTIDIGFYGFGGKVTSGTYIPYSSSNRGYRIASGTANTTIASVVTNYPAANKCANVYCHGGGVKVGSTQVKAPLTGGTNTIPKWDSSSQNACGSCHGINAASPPTMGSHMKHVVPVWSAESGNCDLCHPAIDMSHVQGSLRWEMKVSDPRVGANAAYKGLWKGATGEMAPSDNYGQCTNVACHTDGKGQPPRLDATWGSSTFNADCAGCHGGNADSVAPIASDMHGQHINQLSVNGVNFGCAECHAQTVTADRTIGMPGNHLNQLVNYSGARAGKNKAACNVAYCHSDGKGGAGMVVNWAGGTPIGNCVGCHGSAIPADFASVYGEPNYASTGEGQTRANSHKKHMAGGSGSCVYCHTGTVTGTGALTGAAHLDKTIQVAPGGGESFAYPGGKTCSTISCHGSGSPNAVWGATFATECTGCHGGNAAIAPSDIKTGKHAQHINNAGVNGTNFGCAECHAQTVSGDRTISNSTLHPDKLVNYSGARAGKNAASCNTAYCHTNGKGGSGIAVNWATGPAIDNCTGCHGAAIPADFASIYGEPNYTSTGSGLDLANSHKKHVGTSGSSTCVYCHGRTVAADGKLSGADHIDRFIQVAPGGGKTFLYPGSKTCSNISCHGTGSPDAVWGAAMPFDCTGCHGGNTAAAPGDIKTGSHTQHINQAALNGVDYGCAECHAQTVAGDRSVIDQGIHGNLLVNYSGARAGKDAAACNTSYCHSDGKRSPGMVVSWTGGTPITNCVGCHGVASPAAFTSVAGEPNYANEGLGLFKANSHATHTQKLKISGVSVTGAASCEICHIDTVTTAGTAILSNANHLNGSVNVKLDTAKAGLTADYNYSTRTCSTISCHGGGSPRWGDAASAGCNACHANLSGAHAAHIGNLISAGMISFYNFTANRSTGTFYRYGCGNCHPAADDTTHRNNVVEIILRKDKPGASHLVSLNNLITTDTGGFTKTAADNFTCETVYCHSNGRTTGTAEVLVAGDYRQTPNWYGTFTGNRCAMCHDNPPRYAGQSHYVAESSLGDNGVRPFAETAHMTGIHYMNTYVGNNRNGYLGYSSSGNMAHGNPGLATTISCYTCHSGIVSSTKVDTYAMYDTSSDFRCATCHKPGSRTPLQAGEITDTALHINGAKEVRFAPITIKTKAQLANVANALGWSRSGGYKTDTSYDSADLSVATWNAQSKTCLTACHVNQPGITWGAQLKCVSCHANQ